AAAGCTAGATTGTATAGCTTCACGAAAACAAAAAGAGGAAGTTGATTCTCGAGTAGCAACAAATCGTAGGATAGCCGAAGCTTCAGCCATGGTTTTGAGAAGATAACATCATCCCTTGTCATCCGCTTATAATCTCTGAGGAAAAGCTCAATTACGAAACCACAATCTACCAATATCAACTTCACGAATTCATCTACTGTGAGATTGATCTTCTGAGAGTAACATGCACGGATTTGTGATTCCAACTCTCTTACACAACTCATCAAATCGGTCAAACTTGCCTTGGATCTTTCAATGAAATGTCTGCAATAAACCTGCTTGTGGCTTTCCATGCTTAAAACCCTTGGATTTCGATGATGAAGAGGGCCAATAGAAACAACCATTGGAGTGTATGCATCTTCATTGGTTTGCCGGATATCGTGGGGCACCTTGTAGATGCAGCAGCTTTTGGTTGAAAACAGAGGCTGTGCCTTCTCCAGCATAGCCTGAAACTCTATAGCTACATGATCCTCATTTTCCATATCTGTATATATCAAAGTTATGAGAGTTGTAAACTATTAGCTGAACATGAATGAATGATTTGAAGGCAGAAAGTTATAATATTGAATTAGCAGTATTAATTTCCTGACAAGTTAAAAACATTGTATCTTATGCATGTGCATGTGTATGCTTATATATCAATTATGAAGTTGATAGCCGAGTgctattagataaaaatttagttagtCAAATCATTTAACGGTTCTCAGGTATAAACTTTTCGgaaagtcgactgcacctgagttttcaccatcAATTATGCTATTTAGAGAAACAACAAATGTGTCTACTCGTTTACCTGGTATATATACGTTGGATGATGAAAattgtttgaaaaattagttcTAAATGATTGATGAAGATACTGAATTAGCAAGGGAAAGAGTGAAAGAAACTGGTAAAATATATAGAAATGACAAAAAGCAAAATGTGATGATACCATATAGAAAAGTAAAGaatttgttctttaatttagtttttgcATACGTACCAATTCTTTATTCAAGGTATTCCATTACATTTTGGTAGTTCAAGAATAAATTTGCAGTGAAGATTGTTCAAgttcatttttttattgaagtaaaaGTGTGAGAGTACCGGGTTCCGGTTCATTTTTTGTTcaagttcattttttttttaaaatcaaatctccGGATATgaatagtattttttaaataaaacttagaAAATAATCCATTGGAATGACTTAATAttgtatcttttaatttttttcaaaaacaaatttaataaggataaattataaaaaataccaCGCAAAATTGTAAAACGTGAATTTATTGTGGCAAATTATAAATACATTATAACTCAATAAATTACGAAATtacattatttttgtttaatttatctTCTATACGACTATACCACCATTTGCAAATTAATTAGTGAAATCTTTTAGCTGCAGGCCATTtaacaaaatgaaataaaatatttaatctcCATTGTTAGATTATTAACGctctaattattttaaaatactatATCCATTAAAGTAATTGGTAAAATTATCTTCTCAAACTAGTTACGAAATGATAATCGGATAACGTGTTAAGTGTAAGTGTCACatgacaataatttttaaagataaaaattaatgagttcctaacaattttaaaaaataggactaacaaattaaatttatccGAAAACcgaaattattaaaaatctcTTGTTTCTTACTAACCAAGAAACTCTTGAGGCTGAAGAACTATGTTACTTTTTACCAAGtacttatttgatttttcaaCTTCAGAAAAATTGAGTTTCAAATTTGAAAGGCAGAagaaattgattaaattattaatttattccGATATGTTTAATTtgagaaaaaataaatgaaattttAGCATGATTTGGTCTCGTggatttttttcctttttatgaTAAAATCAAAAGTTGAAAATTCTTGGTGTAAAAAATTTAGTGAGTCGTAGTAAATAAAGCAAGCAAATATAATGACCATTTCTCTTTTCttgatttatgtattttttttattttttttatgatatttgttTTAAGAGAAGTGTTACAGGTCTAGgagattttgtgatttatagcaattaattaattattatgagTATTTTTAATGGTATGATCGAGATTACATCTAATAGTgtaaaattattcatttttcttttaataattaaatacggatcaaattttaataaaagtacaAGCCTTCTAGACTTTCTCAtttcttaatattattatatattattgagTATTGACAATATGGAACGCAACAATGATATATCAATTACGAAGCTCAAAAGAGTTGTCACATATATTATACAATATTATACAAtcttaattaaattaatgaaAGGACACATTAAAATATGCCATGGAGTCTTggcaataatatataataactaataagacCCCTCAAATTTAAGTAGCCTGCCTTTTTTGTGAATGCATGTGGCTGCTACTTATTTAACTTGTAGAATAGAACATATTTACTAAATGAATCTTATTTTGTATTAACTGTTTATGTATTTTTTGTGTTAAAATAGTATTTAAATTCAATATTTGTATTCCATGAATTAAAATTGtcataaaattattcattttaaaAGCAATGTttatatctttaatatttttttaaataagaatattttttaaatttatttgatttttgtatacgtcttcttttttctttttatttgtcttatactatttttttatttttggagaTAACCAATAATCGAACTCTAAATCTTTCAGATATAGAATTCTAATATCATGTCATGAGACTACTCACCCTAAAAACTTAAACTGATAAAAAGAGACAACATGAACAGTTATATGTCCAATAAGAATAACACacataaaaaatctaataaacAAATTTCTATACCACAAAAAAACGCTGAGTTAATCGAATAAATCCGCCACTAAAAAGATTAACGTCGAATTTACTGTCATCTTGTAATTGACAATATAAACGGCGTCAAAAAATTCTTTAGCGGATTTTTTCATCTAACACTAATTATCGGCAAATTTTTTGTCTGTGTGTTCAATAGATTGTCGAGCCAGATGTTGATAATCTGACAGTAATTTTGGTGTCATTTCACTTTAAACAGTGCCAAAACATACCGTCGGATTAATCTGATAATAAATCCGTCGATAgcattattaattttttttatgtattaattttagattaaaactcttgttaaaaattgttatcaagaaatttaagaatggtagaaattaataaattattttattaaaaataaataatataaaaagaataatgtaccctaaacaaacaaaaatatataaaatccTAACGGTTAGAGATTTTGATAATCGTCGGCAACGGCGTCGTTGTGGTCCCTCTACCGTCGTCTGTACCACACCAGCAGCGTAGTCTCAGACACACAATATGTAAtcttaattaaattaatgaaAGAATACAAATTAAAATCTGTAATTGAGTATTGGCAATAATATAATAACTAACAAATCTCGAATTTAAGTAGTCTCTATTGTGAATGCATGTGGCTATAGTAGTAGCCTTAGTACTGGTTATTTAAGAATGAAGCTGGAGAATGGAACATACAGTCTGAATAACAgtaagaaggagcaatagaattCCAGCAATAGAAGTTGCTGTCTTCCATGGAGTGGTGAAATAATCGCGTCTGAGAGTTGCTATTTTAGTGCGGCAGGGATGTTCGTAAAAAGCATTCAAGTCATTGCAAATTTGGAGATAATTGGCATTATGATTCACCACTATAATATTCTGATCAACATCTCTGAATAGCTTAGCCACTGAAGTGTCATGACCACTTACATTGCTCTGAATTATTCGAGCTTTGATGAGGACATCCGCATccttgtttgtgttgacaagTTGAGCAAGGAAGCGAACGTAGTCAGTGATGTAGTGATGACGAGGATAATGACACTGCTCCAAAGCCACAATGTTCCTCAACCAAACTTCAGTCCTATCATGCACTATAACGTGTGGGATTTTAAGAATACCATGTTCAAATTCCAAGTCAAGTATGCCATTACTTGATTTATTTACTTGGAACTCCACTCCTGCTTCAACTAACTCAGATGCACGGTGATCAAGAACTAATGGTCTAAAGTTCCTTGAAGGTATTCTATGAGATGGTGGCAAGTGGAAGTATCTAAGCAGATCAGTGAAGTGTGCTATACTGCTACCAGCTGCTGGTAATAACACTCCTTGTGTGTTGAAATGTGAAAAATATATGTCAGCAGCAAGCCGCATAAATGAAGGGAATCGACCACTATCTAAGCGAGAAGCAAAAGCTAGATTGTATATTTTCTCAAGAACAAACAAAGGAACTTGATTCTCAAGTAATATCAAATCATATTGTACTCGAACCTTCTTCCAAACTTTTGAGAGGATAACATCATCATCCTCTGTCTTGTGCTCATAACTTCTGAGGAAAAGCTCAATTATGAAACAACAGTCTATGAATATCACCTTTACCAACTCATCCGCTGTCAGATCGATATTCTCAGAGTAACATGCACGGATTTGTGGTTCCAACTGTTGCACGCAACTCACCAAATCACTCAAACTTGCCTCCGATTTTCCAACCAAGTGTTGGCAATAAACCTGTTTGTGACCTTCCATGGTTACCAGTCTGGAATTCCCGTGATGAAGAGGGCCAATAGAAACAAGTACTGGGGTGTATGCATCTTCGTTAAATTGACGGATTTCATGGGGCACCTTGTAGATGCAGCAGCTTTTGGTTGTAAGCGAAGGTTGTGTCTCCTTCAGCATTGCTTCCAACTCTTTAGCTACATGAttctccatatatatatatgtacgtGCATGAGCGCCACCAGAAAGAAAGAAAGGTTATagaaatgataataattaatgaaaGCCATGCACGCATGAACCTTTTCTCTACAAGTTATGGACAAATTTAGCTAGCTATATCTATTTTAAGACGAGGCAAGCATTCTGTTTATAACTCACATTTTGTTACCAACACAAGATACATacctctatatatatatatatatatataggtgaatGCTACCCAACCCCctctaaaataacatgtaaGTTACCCTTCATTACGTGTCACATTGTAATTGGTTCTTATCTTAACCATAGTTgggttattttataatttattatttttaaaatatcaaagctCCACTCCCGTTAATTGAAGCACATTCCACTCCTCCATTCTTTGTTTATCACTTCATCACCTAGATTTGGTCCTTCCAAGCACCGTCGCGTTCGTGACAAGAAGCGCTAACGTCATCGTCATGCCCTCCCACACAACCTCTCTTCCCAGTATAGTATAGCCAGTGCCTCTTTTTGGCGTGAATCACTGTTTACCCACATAATTAATGGTTAAtttggttattaaattttttttat
The Arachis stenosperma cultivar V10309 chromosome 7, arast.V10309.gnm1.PFL2, whole genome shotgun sequence genome window above contains:
- the LOC130939221 gene encoding UPF0481 protein At3g47200-like, translating into MENHVAKELEAMLKETQPSLTTKSCCIYKVPHEIRQFNEDAYTPVLVSIGPLHHGNSRLVTMEGHKQVYCQHLVGKSEASLSDLVSCVQQLEPQIRACYSENIDLTADELVKVIFIDCCFIIELFLRSYEHKTEDDDVILSKVWKKVRVQYDLILLENQVPLFVLEKIYNLAFASRLDSGRFPSFMRLAADIYFSHFNTQGVLLPAAGSSIAHFTDLLRYFHLPPSHRIPSRNFRPLVLDHRASELVEAGVEFQVNKSSNGILDLEFEHGILKIPHVIVHDRTEVWLRNIVALEQCHYPRHHYITDYVRFLAQLVNTNKDADVLIKARIIQSNVSGHDTSVAKLFRDVDQNIIVVNHNANYLQICNDLNAFYEHPCRTKIATLRRDYFTTPWKTATSIAGILLLLLTVIQTVCSILQLHS